GATGAAGGTGGCCACTGCCCCTTCCATGACCCCTGAGAGTAAGGGGAAGTCGATGCCGAGGCGCCCCCGTGGCGATGGCTCGGCTCTGATTATCGACATGGAGGCCGCGCGGAAGGCTATCGGTGGATCACGGGTGGTGGGGCGGCTTCTTTCGCCCTTCCAAGTGAACCCGCAGGTCATAGTCGATGAGCTTCGGGCTTGTTCAGCATGGAGGCTGCACGGAACGGTCACTGTTCAAGATGTGGCCAGCGAGGACGGGAGGTTCGTCCTGAACTTTTCCACCGAGGAGGACCGGCGGTTCATTTTGAAGGCCCAGCCCTGGCACCATAAGCGTGATGGAGTCATCTTCGCCGAGTTCGACGGCAAGGGAAACCCAGCAGAGGTTGACCTTGGCGTAATGCCAATATGGGTGCAGGTTCGTGATCTAGATTTTGAACTCAAAACTGAGCGCATGGGCTGGACTTTAGGAGAACAAATTGGGGATGTGATTGTTGTTTCCCATAGAGATCACTTAATTGTAGAGAAATATCTGCGTATAAGGGTGGAAATCCCTCTGCATGAACCTCTTAAGACAAGAGTAGAATTCACTCCTTTGGGTAGTTCTGAGAGTGTTAAGTATGATGTTAGATATGAGAAACTTCCTTTGTACTGTGAGTGCTGTGGGATTGTAGGACATACCTCAGAGCGCTATTGTAGTATACCTAAGGATAAAAGGGTTGTTTCTTTTCCAAAGAATCTAGTGTAGAGGCATATTGGAAGGGAACAGGGGCAAGTAAAAGAACACTTTTGTTCACCGGCTCCAACAGCAACAACTACTCTAGAGCTGCGGAAAAGAGTGTGGTCAAGGTGACCAAAGTCGTGGCTAACCTCACGGTCACGGATATGATCACTACGACGACAACGACGCTTGCCGCTGCGGCGTTTGGTGGGCCAACCCAGGAGGGCGTCACGCTCGGCCAGGAGGGCCGGGTGTATGGGGCTCCAACGCCGCTCCACCCAGGCGCTGGTTCTGGTCAGGAGGACCAGCAAACTCTTCCGAGGCCCTCTGCTCTCTCTGGCCAGGCGGGCCAGGGAAAGGAGGCGGGGGGGCGGCTCTTCCATTGGTGCTAAGCACGGCCAGGAGGGCCATGTGCTCGAGCACCGAGTGGGGACATCTACTCCATCGCCGGCTCTGGTGCATGCTAACGGCAGCATGTTCGACGCGGCAATCCGAGGGAACCAGGGGCTCATCCTGCCGGTTGCTGCTTCTAATTCTGATGATGCGGCTGGCGCAAAAAATCTGCAGGACATGTTGTTCAAGCCAGGCGTACTGGAGGCACTCTCAGGGGCAGTTGCGGCAAGGCTGGCTGACCAGAACACGGCCAATGATACGGGAGTATTTACTTTTGCTGCTGATAAAATTACCATACAGGgtcagaaaaagaagaaagagaGGAAGGATAGAAAGAAGGGAGGAAAGGAGAAGTCAGAGAGTGATAGAACTCGAATCACAGGGAAAAAGAGGAGTAACCCTTTTGATGCCCCACAAACGGgtagtgatttaaatttttcttttgAGAGAGAGATGGATAGCTATGAACGTCTGTTGTATGGTGAGACGAGTGTTTCCTCAAAGAGAGTGTGTATGGGTAGAGTTGAAACTAGGAGGGATGTGGATGGGATTATTACACATGTAGTGAGGTTaaaaagaggaggaggaggtttaTACTCAGCAAAGGAAGGAGTCAATTGGAGAGGACGATGTTGTGGGCACTGATTTGGCGGCCTCCGCTCCGGAGGACCGCCAGGAGAAATGAGAGCAATTAGTTGGAACTGTCATGGAATGTTGTCTTCCACGGCAGTTCGAGAGCTCCGGGAGCTCCAAGGTCGTAATTGTGCGGAGTTGATTTTTCTTTCCGAGTCGCATTTGAATAAAAGTAAAGCTGACGAGCTACGTTGTATCTTAGGTTTTAGTTCCATGTTTTTAGATGAGAGTGATGGCAAGTCTGGTGGTCTTGTCCTTTTTTATCAAAAAGAGAATAAAGTCGAGTTGAACTATTTGTCTTCCCATTTTATTGATGTTGTATTTATGAATGATAATTCTGTAAATTAGCGCTTTACGGGTTTCTATGGTTATCCGGCATGGAATGAAAACTATTTATCTTGGGCAGATCTTCACCAACTGCATTCCCTTGCTGATTATCCTTGGGTAGTCATTGGAGATTTTAATGAAATTATCTACTCTAGCGAAAAAGAAGGTGGCAATGCTAGACCAAATGAAATGATGCAGGAATTCCGTAAGTGTTTGAGTGATTGTAACCTGGAGGATATGGGCTCTGTTGGTGATCCATTCACTTGGAGAAGGGGGGATATCCGTGAAAGGCTTGATCGAGTTGTATGTAATATAGAATGGGCAAACAAATTTCCGCGTGCGGAGCATGTACACTCATGTACACTCAGACCATCGTCCGTTAATTCTTGACACAGATTATTTTGATAGTAACTTGTTTAATCGTCGGAATGGTCGTGTGAGACAATTTGAAGCAAAATGGCTGAAAGAAGATACTGTTGAGGAGATTGTGAAGACTGCTTGGGAAAAAGCAAAGTTGGCGGGTATTGGTCCCTCTCTCGCAGCACGGACTAGAGCGG
The sequence above is a segment of the Aegilops tauschii subsp. strangulata cultivar AL8/78 chromosome 6, Aet v6.0, whole genome shotgun sequence genome. Coding sequences within it:
- the LOC141026055 gene encoding uncharacterized protein, whose amino-acid sequence is MTDATAAESSLHQLGMKVATAPSMTPESKGKSMPRRPRGDGSALIIDMEAARKAIGGSRVVGRLLSPFQVNPQVIVDELRACSAWRLHGTVTVQDVASEDGRFVLNFSTEEDRRFILKAQPWHHKRDGVIFAEFDGKGNPAEVDLGVMPIWVQVRDLDFELKTERMGWTLGEQIGDVIVVSHRDHLIVEKYLRIRVEIPLHEPLKTRVEFTPLGSSESVKYDVRYEKLPLYCECCGIVGHTSERYCSIPKDKRVVSFPKNLV